The following are from one region of the Vitis riparia cultivar Riparia Gloire de Montpellier isolate 1030 chromosome 14, EGFV_Vit.rip_1.0, whole genome shotgun sequence genome:
- the LOC117930098 gene encoding cyclin-B2-2-like — MDIDGPDTRNPLTVVEYVEELYASYGRMESSSFVSLDYMVRQFDINHKMKAMLIDGLIEVHNRFELTEETLFLIVTLVDRFLSQQTLARKKLQLVGLVVVLLACKYEEVPVPVVAAIFFQYRQTEAFYVMRYCLLTAKGAAEILKCLQEETNNHNLNPYLAVKLKCLEGDLRLEYHENEGESAAASTYQIESPHEENTREKRKLSSSKTDVPLLLDLQVEETKYVPEVKTILRMELLRNDDLQTVSRLWEKDRYGSVMGAGVLVMKSLERAMKRRAPVVVVYLGVAVDCDAHLMADPGYANDKIVMVSEH; from the exons ATGGATATTGATGGCCCGGATACCAGGAATCCACTTACAGTTGTTGAGTATGTTGAAGAGCTGTATGCCAGCTATGGAAGGATGGAGAGCTCTAGCTTTGTCTCTCTGGACTATATGGTTCGACAATTTGACATTAACCATAAGATGAAAGCTATGCTGATTGACGGGCTTATCGAGGTGCATAATAGGTTTGAACTCACGGAAGAGACATTGTTTCTTATTGTTACACTCGTGGACAGATTTCTATCTCAGCAGACGTTGGCAAGAAAGAAGCTTCAATTAGTTGGTTTGGTTGTTGTTCTCTTAGCGTGCAAATATGAAGAGGTTCCTGTTCCAGTTGTTGCTGCAATT TTCTTTCAGTACAGGCAGACGGAGGCCTTCTATGTCATGCGTTACTGCCTTCTAACCGCTAAGGGCGCAGCCGAGATCCTCAAGTGCTTACAGGAAGAGACCAACAATCAT AACCTCAATCCTTATCTGGCAGTCAAACTGAAATGCTTAGAAGGAGACTTGAGATTGGAATACCATGAGAATGAGGGAGAAAGTGCAGCTGCATCCACATATCAGATAGAGAGTCCCCATGAGGAGAATACCCGTGAGAAGAGAAAGTTAAGCTCCAGTAAAACCGATGTTCCTCTTCTCTTGGACCTGCAGGTTGAGGAGACAAAATATGTGCCTGAAGTGAAGACGATTCTGAGGATGGAACTTCTG AGAAATGATGATCTCCAAACTGTTTCAAGGCTATGGGAAAAGGATCGATATGGTTCTGTCATGGGTGCTGGGGTATTGGTAATGAAGAGTTTAGAACGGGCCATGAAACGAAGAGCTCCAGTTGTCGTTGTGTACTTGGGAGTTGCAGTTGACTGTGATGCTCATCTTATGGCTGATCCGGGGTATGCAAATGACAAGATTGTGATGGTAAGTGAACACTGA